A portion of the Candidatus Ruthia endofausta genome contains these proteins:
- the rpsB gene encoding 30S ribosomal protein S2, which yields MAKTSMKKMLEAGVHFGHRSRFWHPKMERFIYGTRNGVHIINLEKTLPLFNDVLNFASKITAAGGSILFVGTKRAASDIIKQEAIRCGMPYVNHRWLGGMMTNYKTIKASIKRLKDLEFLAEENFNQFGKKEALMMTREMEKLERSLGGIKNLGGIPDVVFVIDIGVEKNAVSEAKKLHLPIIGIVDTNHNPEDIDYVIPGNDDSIRAIGYYAREIANAILEAKAAIGTSIEKKVSVKKSETKKPAAKKAPIKEDNKPETLNKTALNVMKKSGLVAYAETQGVAINSADTKEKIIEKLA from the coding sequence ATGGCAAAAACGTCAATGAAAAAAATGCTAGAAGCTGGTGTACATTTTGGTCACCGTTCTCGTTTCTGGCACCCAAAAATGGAGCGCTTTATTTACGGCACTCGTAACGGTGTTCATATTATCAACCTAGAAAAAACACTACCCCTGTTTAATGATGTGCTTAATTTTGCAAGCAAAATCACAGCAGCAGGTGGATCCATTTTATTTGTAGGTACAAAAAGAGCAGCGAGCGATATCATCAAACAAGAAGCCATACGTTGTGGCATGCCATACGTTAACCACCGCTGGTTAGGCGGCATGATGACAAACTATAAAACTATTAAAGCCTCTATTAAACGCTTAAAAGACCTTGAGTTTTTAGCTGAAGAGAATTTTAATCAATTTGGCAAAAAAGAAGCGTTAATGATGACGCGTGAAATGGAAAAGCTAGAGCGTAGTCTTGGTGGTATTAAAAATTTAGGCGGCATTCCAGATGTTGTCTTTGTGATTGATATTGGTGTTGAAAAAAATGCAGTTTCAGAAGCTAAAAAACTACACTTACCCATTATTGGTATTGTAGACACCAATCACAACCCTGAAGATATTGATTATGTTATCCCTGGCAATGATGACTCCATTAGAGCAATTGGTTATTACGCAAGAGAAATTGCAAATGCTATTTTAGAAGCCAAAGCTGCTATTGGCACATCAATTGAGAAGAAAGTTTCGGTCAAAAAATCAGAAACTAAAAAACCGGCCGCCAAAAAAGCGCCTATTAAGGAAGATAACAAGCCTGAAACGCTAAATAAAACAGCCCTTAATGTAATGAAAAAATCTGGCCTAGTTGCTTATGCTGAAACACAAGGCGTGGCTATTAACAGTGCTGACACTAAGGAAAAAATTATCGAAAAGCTTGCATAG
- the gpmI gene encoding 2,3-bisphosphoglycerate-independent phosphoglycerate mutase yields MNSKKQTKLLLILDGWGHSEITQNNAIALANTPVWDKFNQTFSHSLIHTSGKDVGLPGKQMGNSEVGHLNLGAGRIVKQDFTRIYNELQNGDFFRNPILKNSLEYANDNNKAVHIMGLLSDGGVHSHEEQIHAMLEMTHKQGCKNVYLHLFTDGRDCAQKSAEKYIQKLEDKIATLGTGEIVSVIGRYFSMDRDNRWSRIRCAYELIAKGKAKFLAQSALHAVELAYARSETDEFIQSTLIKAPTSIKKGDVLIFMNYRADRARQITRAFTDEDLQGFSRGTFVPTQFVCLAEYKKDFNLPVAYPSSKLNNVLGKYLSNLGMTQLRIAETEKYAHVTFFLNGGVEQAFNGEDRILIPSPNVATYDLQPEMSAFELTDALVESIESQKYDLIICNFANTDMVGHSGKLDATIKAVETVDSCLGIIHKAMFAIGGEILITADHGNAEQMVNPETHEVHTAHTNNPVPLIFVSERKADIAKPEKGALSDIAPTLLAMMNIEKPDEMTGNSLLTFK; encoded by the coding sequence ATGAACTCTAAAAAACAAACAAAACTACTATTAATTCTAGATGGATGGGGGCATTCTGAAATAACTCAAAACAATGCCATTGCACTAGCAAATACACCGGTTTGGGATAAATTTAACCAAACATTCTCACATTCCTTAATCCATACCAGTGGTAAGGATGTTGGTTTGCCTGGCAAGCAAATGGGCAATTCAGAAGTGGGACACCTTAATCTAGGCGCAGGACGCATTGTTAAACAAGACTTTACTCGCATTTATAACGAGCTTCAAAATGGCGATTTCTTTAGAAACCCAATCTTAAAAAACTCATTAGAATACGCAAATGATAATAACAAAGCGGTTCATATTATGGGACTTTTATCTGATGGTGGTGTACATTCACACGAAGAACAAATTCACGCCATGTTGGAAATGACTCACAAACAAGGCTGCAAAAACGTCTATTTACATTTATTTACCGACGGCAGAGATTGTGCACAAAAAAGTGCTGAAAAATACATTCAAAAACTTGAAGACAAAATAGCTACCCTTGGTACGGGGGAAATTGTTAGCGTTATTGGCCGATACTTTTCAATGGATCGAGACAATCGCTGGTCGCGCATACGTTGTGCTTATGAACTTATCGCTAAAGGAAAAGCAAAGTTTTTAGCCCAATCCGCCCTACATGCTGTTGAATTGGCATACGCGCGTAGTGAAACCGATGAATTCATCCAATCAACCTTGATTAAGGCACCAACCTCGATTAAAAAAGGCGACGTGTTAATTTTTATGAATTATCGTGCAGATCGTGCTAGACAAATTACGCGCGCCTTCACTGATGAAGACCTTCAAGGGTTTTCACGTGGAACATTCGTCCCAACACAATTTGTCTGCCTGGCTGAATACAAAAAAGATTTTAACCTACCGGTGGCTTATCCATCTTCTAAACTGAATAACGTTCTAGGTAAATATTTATCAAATTTAGGCATGACCCAACTTAGAATTGCCGAAACTGAAAAATATGCACACGTCACTTTTTTCCTCAATGGTGGCGTCGAGCAAGCTTTTAATGGCGAGGACCGCATATTAATTCCTTCGCCTAATGTTGCCACTTATGACTTACAGCCTGAAATGAGTGCTTTTGAACTCACTGATGCACTGGTTGAAAGTATTGAAAGTCAAAAATATGATTTAATTATTTGCAATTTTGCCAACACTGATATGGTGGGTCATTCTGGCAAATTAGATGCCACCATTAAAGCTGTTGAAACCGTTGATAGTTGTCTAGGTATTATTCATAAAGCTATGTTTGCCATTGGTGGCGAAATACTAATCACCGCTGATCATGGCAATGCAGAACAAATGGTTAACCCAGAAACACACGAGGTGCATACAGCACACACCAACAACCCAGTGCCTTTAATTTTTGTTAGTGAGCGTAAAGCAGACATTGCCAAGCCAGAAAAAGGTGCATTATCAGACATTGCACCAACCTTATTAGCAATGATGAATATTGAGAAACCAGATGAAATGACTGGCAATAGTTTATTAACATTTAAGTAA
- the rpe gene encoding ribulose-phosphate 3-epimerase, with protein sequence MKQTNFIAPSILAADFTRLGEEVDNVLRDGADIVHFDVMDNHYVPNLTIGPLVCEALRNHGVSAPIDVHLMVKPVDRIIPDFIRAGASYITFHPETSEHIDRTLDLIQEGGCKVGLVFNPATPLHVLENVMNKLDMILLMSVNPGFGGQSFIPHTLEKCQKVRKLIDASGRKIRLEIDGGIKIDNIREVAKAGADTFVAGSAIFSTDDYKATIDAMRIELAKA encoded by the coding sequence ATGAAACAAACTAATTTTATTGCCCCTTCGATTCTTGCGGCGGACTTTACCAGACTAGGCGAAGAAGTTGACAATGTACTTAGAGATGGCGCAGATATCGTCCACTTTGACGTCATGGACAATCACTACGTGCCAAATTTAACAATTGGCCCTTTGGTGTGTGAAGCGCTCAGAAATCATGGCGTTAGTGCACCAATTGATGTCCACTTAATGGTGAAACCCGTTGATAGAATTATTCCTGATTTCATTAGAGCTGGCGCATCATATATCACTTTTCATCCAGAAACATCAGAGCACATTGACAGAACATTAGATCTGATTCAAGAAGGGGGGTGCAAAGTTGGCTTAGTATTTAACCCCGCAACACCACTACACGTACTAGAAAACGTCATGAACAAATTAGACATGATTTTACTAATGTCGGTTAACCCTGGTTTTGGCGGGCAATCTTTCATTCCTCATACATTGGAAAAATGTCAAAAAGTTAGAAAACTGATTGATGCAAGCGGTAGGAAGATTCGTTTAGAGATTGATGGTGGTATAAAAATTGACAACATTCGTGAAGTAGCTAAAGCTGGTGCAGATACATTTGTTGCTGGTTCTGCAATCTTCAGTACTGATGATTACAAGGCAACTATTGATGCTATGCGCATAGAATTAGCAAAAGCCTAA